Genomic segment of Drosophila willistoni isolate 14030-0811.24 chromosome 2L unlocalized genomic scaffold, UCI_dwil_1.1 Seg139, whole genome shotgun sequence:
tgcatttttggcGCGCCGGCATCAAACGAAAGTTTAAAATAAGttttacaaatatacatattcgTGTAcgtgtatatacacatacatccACAATATATATAGAACCGGTTGATATGCCAAACACGCAGTATTCAAAAGATCAGTCGAAGCATCACATCTAAGATAGAATTTGGTGAATCCCACTTATTAGGCTACGACGATCTCATCGCCTTGACAGGTAAATAAATGTATTCTATTTAATGAAaatagtttttcaaattaatcaaaaatttagaAGGATTCAtcctttttatttaatataaaaataattatatgtataaaaaaaatgttagtGTCAATTAGTTTGCATATATTTTGGTAAGCAATAGTCCGACTACTATCAAAGAATGAAGCAATAAAGAGCCCAAATGAAGTCGTTTGCAAATAAGCCGAAAAGGATATATCAATAAGTTGTATCAGTTTTTACATCAAGCAAATAAAAGATTTGGGATGAGTGATCACTTAAGTTTGGAAATGAAACTGTCTAGTTCATTTTTTTCGACTGATTTATGAAGTCGTTTGCAGATAAGCCAAAAAGGACAGATTTATCAATCATTTATTTACCCACATATGTATagacattttaaatatttcgtcgtcatatttttgttgtatcaGTTTTTACATCAAGCAAATAAAAGATTTGGGATGAGTGATCACTTAAGTTTGGAAATGAAACTGTCTAGATTACTTTTTATTCAAAGACAACTCTAgttagaaaaaatatatatatgtatatatatatatatatatatgatagcTGGAATAGCAACTGAGTACAATCAAATCCATAGCGAATTGCAAAACACAATCCATGGGTGGGGCCAAACATTGGAAACATTTTGCgcgtttttatttgtttagaCAACTGTATGCACAGTAGAATCCGTTTATAACGACACACAAGGAAGACGCTCTAACcaaaggggaaaaaaaaaaatattatttttataaaaagtcgtatatgtatatgcataagCATGATGTAATAAAATTAGTTTCtgtatgtttttttgtatatttttttcgaCGCCAAGCAATACATAGTTGGTTGAATTGTGAAAAATATCGTCGCTATAATCTCTTTTCCCCTAAAAGCGGAAACGTATTATACGTATGAGTTCGCATTGGGATCAAACaagttaaaatattttagtCGCAACCGGACGACAATCATTATAACCCGATTCCActgtacgtacatatgtaaatatttgcatacatttctatatatgtatttagtttaaTATAACTGATATGAGtcacattataaataaatgtacatgtatgtatgtatgtattctaCAAATATTATATACAGAAATAAATGAGCAAAACTAATAAaagatttcattttgttttaaggTTCAGCGGCTAAAGAATCGCATTAATTCTGCATACTTCAAATTTTTACCGATCTGGCAGCCCAAACAAAATCGCGAATAATGGCAATCCCTGGTGAACCAGAAGACGGGCAGTTAAAAGTTGTgagagaaagaagaaaatgtgAATTTCGAAAAATGATTGGCGATTATATCGGTAAATATTGTCCAATTTGGTATGATATGATGTTTATGCCAATTGCAACATTTCCAGACACTGTCGTCCGCATTGTAATTACAATTTCACTGGCCGATCTACTGCAGCGGGTTTTCTTATCTGCCTATGAATATATATGGAATCCCAGATTTTATTTGCCGGATGAACGCTTCTGGACCATTTTGCGACGTACTCACACCTACAGCAACAAGCATGTGTACTTAATGCTAGCCTTCGGATGTCTGGGTCTGGCGCGTTTTGGCGTTACAGGCAATCTGAAACCCATTCTGCCATCAGCCATGTATCTGGCCTGCATGCCGCTTTATTGGCTATTCAATGATCTTGGAGAGAGTACCTTGTCTTATGCCAATTGGGTAAGAGATACCCATGGTTTAGATTATGCATCTGGGATGGCATCAAGTTATTTCCATGGCTATTTAAATCTTGCTTTGCCCGATCGCAGCGATGATGGACTGCAACATAGAATGCGGCGATATGAGGTAAgttgaattgaattaaattttcatttgatttggaTGACTTATACTAGATCCCTTGTTTAGGACTCTCACAATGTGACATTTGGTGTGCATCGACTAATAATACTCATACCCGATGAAATGTGGGTGGGCGGCAGAATCAATAGTGATTTGCTAGAACCAGCTCAGCCCTTGGAGACAATCAATATTAATCGAGCAGGTGTAAAAGGTCGACCCTATAAAATTGCAGTTTATAGGCTAAACAGAAAGATAAACGGGAAATATTATTACTTTGCTTTGGAGGGAGCAACACCAATGTTATCTTTCTTTGAGTCGATTCAATCGAATTTATCAGCCACATGGTATATGCGGGAATTGAAACGTGAAATTTGGCTAAAATTTTCAGCACACTTGAAGAATCTACTCACCACCTGGCCAGAGACTCGTGGGAAGGTGGAGCTTCTAATGTACAATTGTAAGTGCAGTCACGTATGTGTTTCATTATGATTCATTTCCTTTCTAATCATTCACAGCTTTGGATGATAATGGCAATGCCATTGATGTGGGTGAACTTGTCATTGCACAAATGGAAAAGTGGAATAAGACTAAGAAAGTGCAGTAAATGAACGTCCAAATCTTCTTATGGAACTTGCGTGccatattcataaattttttttatgtatgcatgtatattTTCAACATGATTTAATCATTTATTCATATAGCTGTTAAGAAAAACTAAAGAGTGCCTTGTGCGTAGAATTCGcgaaatttcatattttctatcaaaacaaaaaaaaagttataacaAAAGTTATATCGCTATAAAAACTTAATTCAATGTAATGTCGAAATGCATGTtttatgaatatattttatattgtaAGTTCCAAAATAATGGAAGCTTCTGTGAGAAAACCTTTAGTTAAATTCAATGTCTTAACGATACAATGcattttttatatgttttttattGCAAGGtgctaaaataataaattaagttCACTTATGTTTGTACTCACATAATTTtcgtatttgtatttgaaaaccTAAGACTGGGCATCTAAAACTGGTTAAATCGTTGCCTCAGGAGCAGTGGCTTCCAATTCTTTTAGCTTGGCTTGAGCCATGGCCAACATGCGAGATTTCCATTTATCATAGTCCTCTGTTTCGGGTTCAGACTTCTTTGAGGTTTGTGTTCTTAATATgttatcttgttggctctgttTTAGTTTATCTTCTAAATTATTGGCACTGTTTCCTATATCCTTGACCTCCTTGTAGTGTTTGGTAATCATGCGTTCCCATTGCAATTCCAATTGTTGCCATTGTGTGGGACGCAGATTACTAAATGGCATAAGTTTGGTCTTGGAAACTTTATGTTTCATTAGGCGGCAGGCATGGAATACAGCTATAGCCGCATATTGAGGATGATCCGTATCAATTTCCGAATTCTCAGATGCAACTACGGCTTTGAAGAGAGTCATTAATTCACCGGCCTTGCGTGAAACCTCGTTGAGATTGAGTTGAACACAAATATCATTGACACTGACTAATTTATTGAGATCTAGAAGTTTTTCCAATGTCCGTTTGGTGTTTTGGTAGTGACTCTTACGCAGACCCGACAATTTCAAGGCCTGCTCCTTATCGAATCCTATGGCCAGAAGGCAAGATGCCAAGTCGGCGCATATGACTATTTTCCCGTATTCGTTAATTTGCAAAGGGACATTTGAGGACCGCAACTCAAGCAGACGCACTAGCTCCGTGGTCTTTCTGAAAAACATTTAATACGTAGGATTTGCCTTACTgctgtttaaatatttcacttaCTCCAGGACATTTGGCTCGTCTCTAAGACCCATTTTTGTGATTAGTTGTTCAATTAAGGTGGTCATCGTGATAGATAACTGctaaataaaatcaacaaaaatttttggcGCGAATCAACAATCAGTGATGGCACTTTGTCACAAATTCTTTACATGACTATCGATATCGGATTCCGatataaatagaaaataattatttttaattttttttgtaaaaataattTCTGAAAATATCCTGAATTTTTAAAGGATCAAAATTGGGAGAAATCAAAAAGGCGGCAAGAGGAGACCCCCTAACCACTTAACCCCTGTTGTGGATTAGTAGTGTTATAATAGAAAATACAATGAAAGCACTGTCGATTTCATTAggcaaaatatatgtatataattaaatttagttaTATTTGCGGCCCAGAATTAGATTCAAtaccaaaacaaaattattgtgGTCCCTCATTGTCGctgccatcatcatcatcctttGCACTTTCGCCAGCGTTCCTAGCCGACAAGGTATACAATTCATGATTAATGCAGTGAGTTCCTTGCGTTTCCTGCGCCACCAGGCCCATTTCAAACCGGAAGTTCTTATCCTTGAGCTCATCGTGAACACGGTAAATActgaaagaaaaatatctcaaataACAAGTGAAACTATTTACGGAGGGGATGAGCTTAGAACCTACATTTCACCGGCTCTCTTAACCAGTGTCTCTGTGTCCATTTCGgcgaatttgaatttttccaTTTCTGTCTTGGCCTGCTGCTTCGCCTTGCCACTGGCACAAGCATAGTAGCCAAACGACGACCCGGACGGCTCAATCTTATACAGCTGTGGTCCATCTGTTTCGTCCCACGAAGCCAAAAGTACGGAAATACCAAACGGACGCACGGCACTGTATaatgtgtatgcatgtatataaCCGGAAACCCGATCACACAAATGCTTCAAGGGAATGGGCTTCTCAAACTGCTGACGGAAATTGGCCGCTTCCTGGCGAGCAATATCAGCAATGTAGTTGGCATCAGCCATAAGTCCGGCAACAGCCATGCCAATGTTCCGCTCAATGGTAAAAATGCGTCCGCCGGCATCCGGTTCATGCAAACTGCTGGTGATGATCTTCTCAACGGCCAGGACAACACCGTTCTTGCCTCGCAAACCGATCACTGTGCCCCATTTTTCCACAGCCTTCGAAGCATAGTCAATTTGAAACACTCGTCCGTCCGGCGAGAATTGTGAAGCGGACAAATCGTACTTTTAAAGGGAATTCATTATTAAATCGCTACaccattaaataaatattttacttacACCTGTGCCAATTGTACTCATTGTGATAGATCAATTTGTAAGCGAAATATGTATGCAAAACGAACTTATTATTTTCGACGATGATTTGACGGCTTTTGCTTGAACTAGGGATGTGAAATCGGCGATAGGTTACTTATcgaaaataccaaaaatatcACTTCCCATTTTGAGTTAGCATAATACCACTGTGAGTTAACACTCGCTCCCTTTGAGTTAACAGGATGTACCACGCGATCTCTGGACGAACAAGTTTCTGTATTATAAATAATCCTTAGAATAAACGCAGAACCATGGCCATGTTGGCCAATCTATGTGAGAAAAGGTtggtaaataataaaagtTAATATACAAATcattaatatacattttttttagctatGCGGCTGAGGCGCGGTATGTAAATTTCTATGCTGGTGGCGATATAGCCTGGAGTTCAGATGGTCAACATTTATATTGCTTGAATGGAGGCGTGGTCAATCAAGTGGATGTGGAAACCTCACAGATATTGCAAAGTTTCGGCATCAGTTCTGGCCAGAATGACCAGAAGCCAACATCTTTGAGTGACATAGAAGAGGAGGAGGACACAATCTACTGCTTTGCCGTATCCCATGATCATTTGGTAACTGCCCATCGTAGTGGCTTGCTTCGTCTGTGGCAGATTAGTCCCAAGAAAATGGTAAAATTGTGGAAATCCCAACACAAAGGTCCGGTGGTCAAATTGGAATTCAGTCCTTGTGGCAAAATAGTCTGCTCCAGCGGTGGAGCCGATGCCACTCTGCGGCTTTGGGATCACACGAATAACAGTTGCCTATGCGCCTTAAAGGATTATCCAGGACCTGCCATGTTATTGAGATTTCATCCCAATGTCTTGAGGCGAGAGATTTATGCTGTTGGATCGGATAATATGATTTATGGCTGGAATTTCGAGTCTAAGAAACTGATACACAAAATGCGTGGTCATTTATCTCAAGTCACGGGTTTGACATTCCGAAGTGGCCAACAGGATTGTAATGACTTGGTCACCGTGAGCAGAGATAAGGTTATAATTGCCTGGCAACTGATGGCAGAAGACGACCAATTGGATGCCAAGCAAATGAAGGTATTGCCCCTGTATGATGAACTTGAGGGTGTTGTCTATGTCAAAGAAGGCACCAAATTGCTAGTGGCCAGTGGTTCGGGTAAACTCCAAGAGATTGATCGCACCAGCTGGAAGATCAAGGAAGTTCTAGCTCAAACAGATTTTCAAATCAATCATCTTTTATATTGCACGGAGTTGAATCAATTGGCTTTGGCTACCACCGAGCAGAATATATTGTTCTATGATCCTGACAGCATGGAGCCCATCAAACATTTGGTGGGACATAATGATGAAATTCTCGACATGTGCTTTCTGGGTGATAACGATCGTTATTTGGCCGTGGCCACTAATAGCAAGCACTTTAAACTCTACGATACGGAGCGGCAAATGAATTGTAAACTAATTGTGGGCCACACGGATACCGTAATGTCCTTGGCTTCGTCTCACAATCTGCTTGTGTCGGTGGGCAAGGATTATAGCATTCGGTTGTGGAAACTTCAGCATGAGCATGAATGCTCTTTGGAGGAAGTaatgaaacaaacaaattgtcATACCTCGACCATTGGTTGTGTGGCCATGACCCATAATGGAGCCACAGGATTTGCCACCGTTTGTCAAGATGGCTCTATGAAGGTCTGGCAACTACTTAGGGATAAAAAGGATGTGAAATCTTATAGCTTTCAATTGCTATACGCTGCCTTGGCCCACGATAAGGAGGTGAATTCCGTGTCCTACGCCTTGAATAACAAAATTTTGGCCACAGCTTCACAGGATAAGACTGCAAAATTGTGGTCATCTGAAAAGAATTCTGTAATGGGTGTCCTACGGGGTCATTCTCGAGGCGTTTGGAGTGTACGTTTCTCTCCGGTTGATCAAATTGTCTTGACATCGTCGGCGGATTGCTCTCTCAGATTGTGGTCGATTAGTAATTTCGCTTGCCTCAAGCGTTTCGATCAGGAATGTTCTATATTGAGAGCTGAGTTCCTGGATCATGGTAAATTCATTATATCGGCCGCTTCTGATGGTCTCTTGAAACTGTGGAACATCAAGACAAATGCCTCTATACAATCTCTGGACGAGCACACTGATCGTGTGTGGTCTCTGGCTGTCTCAGAGCGAAGTAATCGATTTTTCTTCACCGGCGGAGCAGATTCCAAACTGATACGTTTCAGTGATGTAACACAAATCACCAGAAATGAAGCCCTAGATCAACGTCAATCCATCTTAGAACAAGAGCAAACACTTCTATCCTTACTTCATGCCCAAAAGAATTTAAAGAAAGCCTTTGTCTTGGCTTTAACTTTGGATAAACCCAAAGCTTCATATGACATCATTAAGAACTTTGTCCGTGAACGGAACGAGACGGCCATGGTGGAATTGGTGGATCAACTAAATGTGGATCAACGTGTGGCCCTGCTTAAGCACGTCAAGGCTTGGAGCACTAATTCACGGCACTCTCAGGTGGCCCAACTAATTCTCAAACATTTGCTGGGCGATGCTTTGATGGATTCCAAATTCCGTTTCTACGATAATGCAAATATGGTTGAAGTTCTTACGCCCTATGTCCAAAGGCATTTCAAGAGGATAACTGAAATGAAAAAGGAATTGGCATTCCTTGAGTTTATAGTGAAATGTATGTAGATTTTAAGAATTTCTATCTgttaaatataaacaattgtaaaggaaaaacaattagttgtttaattaattcaaTCAAAATGACGTTGAATATTCAATATTGTGTTCTACCTTATTACTCAAAACATATGTCAAtggaattttttatttggattGGAGAAAGTAAATTCTGTAAAATTTGAGacttttcaatatttttctatgaattttttgaagaaaaaaaagaccttgttttaaattaatatatgtacaattCATACAATGTCCTTCGAAAAAATCTTTATCTCCCTAAAATGCTACTGAACTTTGGAAAATTCTCCTCTAATGAATCAACATTATATTGAATTCAAAGAATCTTGTTTTTTCTTCCATATGTAAGTCCTACAatctaaacattttaaactttttaaaaattattctgcaaaaaaattatgaatgaGCTATGTATTTTGTAATTCTTAGTACATAGTCTAAAAAAAGTTTACTTAAGAATTAAACTAACAGGTAAAACCAAATACTTTGATTAGTTTTTGGTAGCTTTCGATGAAGAGTAGGAATGAATCTACTAATTAGAAAGTTACAAATTTTAccacaacaaacacaaaagtccttaaaaattcaaaactttcatttaaattgcaCACGTTTACATGTGTGAATTCTAggtaataatttttaaaagtaaaaactCTGATTTCGAGAGTAGAAAATCTGAAAAATCTACAAATTTAAAACTGAAGACTTAAGATTTGTGTGTACTTTGTTTTGAACTGAAATATTCTAGTACAAATTCATGtgcattatatatttttattcaggaaaaatgtttaaccGCTTTTatagaaaaaactaaaagcaGTTTCGGGCATTCCCCCGAACCATTGTCCAGGAGGTCCATCCTTaataaaaacataataaataaaaaatctaaCAAAAGattgtttttcaaaaaataataacaatagattcacttttttttttgtaattacaTATTATATAGtatttaacatttatttcaaaatagaTATTATTCAACATTTATAACCACTTAGGAAATATTCGCTACACAGAATCTGGTTCAGACGAAGGAGGGGGTACTTTAATTTGGCATACAAAAAATCgacaataaaaatttgttggtttttgtgcGCGAGCTGACTAAAACACGTactataaatacatacatatgtacataggtatatatgtatatgtttatgtgtatatagAACTATACATATGataattttcttttcgtttttcgttttaaaGATTTCCAAAGATATTtgatacatatttttaaagatttaCAAAAACGAGGATGTTCGGTTCTAGGACTATCACGACTTTTCACATTTCACTTAAAGTAatccattttttgttttcagatGGATAGGAAGGGGTTAGGGAAAGGGGCACGGGGCGGGCAGCATGGTCTCTTGTTCTCAATTCTTTCACTCTGGCCATTTGGTGAGAAGAGAAAGAATTTACTCGATAATCATGATGAGATCATCACCCTCCAATTTCATGCCATTGCTGATTTCCAATTTCTTGACCACGCCAGCCTGTGGGGCCTGGACaaccatttccattttcatgGCCGAGAGAACAACCAAAGGTTGACCCTTCTCCACTTTGTCACCAACATCGACACGAATATCAATAACTGTTCCCGGCATGGGGGCACCAACTTCGCTCTTGACCGATTTGTTGGCCTTGGGATGGACATGGATTTCCTAGGAAAAGAGCAAGTAGATTAAGTATTTAGTCAGGGATTATAATTTAATCGATATGAGCTTACCTTAACAGCTTCCTTGTCCAGAATGTGAACCGTACGCAATTGTCCGTTCATTTCAAAGAAGACTTCCCGATCGCCATTGGGTTTCAGATCAGCTGCCATGGCCATGGCCTTCAAGCTGAGTGTCTTACCCTTCTCCAAAGAGACTTCAAATTCTTCTCCCACTTTGGGTCCAGTAAGGAAGATGCGCGTATCCAATTTATCGACTGGTCCGAACTTCTCACGGAAATGTAGATAATCATTGGTAACCTGAGGATACAAGGCCGCGGACATAACATCGCGATCACTGATATTGGCATGAGATTCCTTCAGGTCCTCCTTCAGCTTGGAAAAGTCCAATGGCTCAAGCTCCTCACCGGGACGTCCCTCAATGCGTGGCATATCCTTGAGTACACGGGAGCGCAGAGGTTCTGGGAAACCGCCATGTGGAATACCAATTGATCCCTGCAAATACTCGACCACCGATTTGGGGAACGACAACTCCTCGGCCTTCTCCAGAACCTGATCGGCAGTCAGATTATTCTGCACCATAAACTGGGCAAGATCACCAACCACCTTGGACGATGGTGTCACCTTGATGATGTCTCCGAGAAGCAAATTGGCCTCTCGATATGCCTTCTTGACATCCTCGAAGAAATCGCCAAGACCCAATGAAAAGGCCTGGAACTGCAAGTTCGTGTACTGACCGCCGGGAATCTCATTCAGATAGACATCAGCATTGCCCGAACGCATCGTGGTGGTGCACTCGAATGGAGCATATAGAGTACGAGTTTGCTCCCAGAAGGCCGAGTATTCCGACACATCACGCAAATCCAAATTGGTATCCAGAGGAGTGCCCTGCAGGGAGGCCACCACGGCACCCATGCTGGGCTGCGAGGTCATGCCGCTCATAGAATCGACGGCAACATCGACTACATCGGCACCGGCCTGAGCACAAGCCAGCATAGAGGCCACGCCGGCTCCCGAAGTGTCATGGGTATGGATATGGATTGGAACATCGGGATGCTTATCACGAATGGCAGTGATTAAAAGTCTAGCGGCTTCGGGTTTCAACAAACCAGCCATATCCTTAATACAGAGCACATGAGTTCCAGCCTTGACCAGCTCATCGGCCAGATTGGTATAGTATTTCAGATCGTATTTGGTTCTCTTGGGATCGCTGACATCGCCAGTATAGGAAATGGCTGCCTCAACTACACCACCAGCTTTACCAGCTGCTTCCATCCCCAAAATCAAATTGGGCAAATAATTCAAAGAGTCGAAAACTCGGAAGATATCCATGCCAGTTTGCACCTAAAAATGACACGATATCTTCAGACATCTTTCTAAGAATGTTTCAATTGCAGACTTACCGCCAGTTCACAGAACTTGTAGACCACATTATCCGGATAACTGGTATAGCCTACGGCATTGGCGCCACGCAAGAGCATCTGGAATGGAATATTCGGTATGCGCTTGCGCATCTCCTCCAAACGTTCCCATGGGCATTCGTGCAGGAAACGCAGTGCGACATCGAAAGTGGCACCTCCCCAATTCTCCAATGAGTACAAATTGTTAAACTTATGCGCCACATACGGAGAGATCTTCAACAGATCATGGGAACGCACACGGGTGGCCAGCAACGATTGATGGGCATCACGGAAAGTTGTGTCCATCAGCATTAAGTTCTTGCGGCCACGCACTTCCTTGGCAAAAGCCTCCGGACCCTGACGTACAATAATATCACGCAAGCCCTGTGGAGGTTCTGTCACTACGGAAAGATCATAAGATTAGTTGAAGTAAAGTAAAGAAATCAGACATTAACCCCACAAAAGTCAAGGATACTTGAAAACGCtgcataatttataattttgttttagtaaaaaaaatttacaacaaacaaattttacaaaatactTTATTAAGACCCCCAAAAAGAACTCAAAACTAtggaacaaaacaaaagatcTGAAGAAAATACATTAGCCAATTTGaacata
This window contains:
- the LOC6638478 gene encoding origin recognition complex subunit 6, which produces MTTLIEQLITKMGLRDEPNVLEKTTELVRLLELRSSNVPLQINEYGKIVICADLASCLLAIGFDKEQALKLSGLRKSHYQNTKRTLEKLLDLNKLVSVNDICVQLNLNEVSRKAGELMTLFKAVVASENSEIDTDHPQYAAIAVFHACRLMKHKVSKTKLMPFSNLRPTQWQQLELQWERMITKHYKEVKDIGNSANNLEDKLKQSQQDNILRTQTSKKSEPETEDYDKWKSRMLAMAQAKLKELEATAPEATI
- the LOC6638393 gene encoding transducin beta-like protein 3, which gives rise to MAMLANLCEKSYAAEARYVNFYAGGDIAWSSDGQHLYCLNGGVVNQVDVETSQILQSFGISSGQNDQKPTSLSDIEEEEDTIYCFAVSHDHLVTAHRSGLLRLWQISPKKMVKLWKSQHKGPVVKLEFSPCGKIVCSSGGADATLRLWDHTNNSCLCALKDYPGPAMLLRFHPNVLRREIYAVGSDNMIYGWNFESKKLIHKMRGHLSQVTGLTFRSGQQDCNDLVTVSRDKVIIAWQLMAEDDQLDAKQMKVLPLYDELEGVVYVKEGTKLLVASGSGKLQEIDRTSWKIKEVLAQTDFQINHLLYCTELNQLALATTEQNILFYDPDSMEPIKHLVGHNDEILDMCFLGDNDRYLAVATNSKHFKLYDTERQMNCKLIVGHTDTVMSLASSHNLLVSVGKDYSIRLWKLQHEHECSLEEVMKQTNCHTSTIGCVAMTHNGATGFATVCQDGSMKVWQLLRDKKDVKSYSFQLLYAALAHDKEVNSVSYALNNKILATASQDKTAKLWSSEKNSVMGVLRGHSRGVWSVRFSPVDQIVLTSSADCSLRLWSISNFACLKRFDQECSILRAEFLDHGKFIISAASDGLLKLWNIKTNASIQSLDEHTDRVWSLAVSERSNRFFFTGGADSKLIRFSDVTQITRNEALDQRQSILEQEQTLLSLLHAQKNLKKAFVLALTLDKPKASYDIIKNFVRERNETAMVELVDQLNVDQRVALLKHVKAWSTNSRHSQVAQLILKHLLGDALMDSKFRFYDNANMVEVLTPYVQRHFKRITEMKKELAFLEFIVKCM
- the LOC6638479 gene encoding uncharacterized protein LOC6638479, with protein sequence MAIPGEPEDGQLKVVRERRKCEFRKMIGDYIDTVVRIVITISLADLLQRVFLSAYEYIWNPRFYLPDERFWTILRRTHTYSNKHVYLMLAFGCLGLARFGVTGNLKPILPSAMYLACMPLYWLFNDLGESTLSYANWVRDTHGLDYASGMASSYFHGYLNLALPDRSDDGLQHRMRRYEDSHNVTFGVHRLIILIPDEMWVGGRINSDLLEPAQPLETININRAGVKGRPYKIAVYRLNRKINGKYYYFALEGATPMLSFFESIQSNLSATWYMRELKREIWLKFSAHLKNLLTTWPETRGKVELLMYNSLDDNGNAIDVGELVIAQMEKWNKTKKVQ
- the LOC6638477 gene encoding proteasome subunit alpha type-3 encodes the protein MSTIGTGYDLSASQFSPDGRVFQIDYASKAVEKWGTVIGLRGKNGVVLAVEKIITSSLHEPDAGGRIFTIERNIGMAVAGLMADANYIADIARQEAANFRQQFEKPIPLKHLCDRVSGYIHAYTLYSAVRPFGISVLLASWDETDGPQLYKIEPSGSSFGYYACASGKAKQQAKTEMEKFKFAEMDTETLVKRAGEIIYRVHDELKDKNFRFEMGLVAQETQGTHCINHELYTLSARNAGESAKDDDDGSDNEGPQ